CCTGCTGGTGCCCAATGTCGTGAAAAATCCGGACAACTATTATTGGGTCGCGTTGGGGTTTGCCGCCCTTGCCTTTGGAATCGTAACGCGGATGGCCACGAGCAAAACCGGCTATTATTTGATGGCGATTCGGGAAGATGAAGACACGGCTCAGACGATTACCGTAAATACCCCCTTGTATAAACTTTATGCGTTGATCGTATCCGCCTTTTTGACAGGCATCGGTGGCGTCGTTTTTGCAGCAAATCTCGGCAGCATTCAGCCCAATGACGTGTTTGGCGGGGCGATTTCCAATCAGGTGGTGTTTCTGGCGATTCTTGGCGGCGCCGGCACTATCTACGGACCGTTGGTCGGAGCGTTTATCCTGGAATTTGCCTCCGATTATCTGAAAAACTCTGTCGGCTCCTTGAGCTTTATCGGAGATCCGAATGCATTTGCGTTTTTTGTATATGGGTTGTTGATTGTGCTTGTCGTGATGTTCATGCCGGCAGGAATTGTCGGTACCCTGGAAAATCGGTGGAAAAGGAGAGTCAACTATGGCATTGCTCGAGTTTCAAGGAGTCAGTAAACGCTTTGGAGGTCTGCTTGCCACCAATGATGTGACATTTTCCATTGAGGAAGGGGAAGTGTTGTCGATTATCGGACCGAATGGGGCAGGAAAGACGACGATTTTTAATCTGATTACCGGGTTCATCAAGCCGGACCAGGGCAGCATCCGTTTTCACGGGCAGTCCATCGTCGGCAAAAAGCCATATCAAATCGCCAGGATTGGCGTGGGACGGACGTTTCAAATCGTCAAACCCCTTGTGAACATGTCGGTGTTGGAAAACGTCATGCTAGGAGCATTTTCCCGCACTTCTTCCACAGGAGAGGCGCGGAACAAAGCGTTGGAGATTCTGGAATTGACCGGCTTGCACAATCGCAAGGATATGACGGCAGGCAGTCTCACACTTGCCGGAAGAAAGCGGTTGGAGATTGCCCGCGCCCTTGCCATCCGCCCGAAGCTGATTCTGCTCGATGAAGTGGTGGCAGGTCTGACGCCGACGGAAGCGGTAGAAACGATCAAGCTGTTGAAGGAATTGAAAAGTCATGGCATTTCGGCGGTCGGCGGCATCGAACACGTGATGCGTGTGGTGATGGAAATCTCCGATCGTGTCATCGTGATCAATCATGGAACCAAAATTGCGGAAGGAACGCCGCAGGATGTTACCTCCCATCCGGAAGTCATCAAAGCCTACTTAGGTTCCAGTGAGGAGGAATAATCGTGCTGCAAGTGGAAGAAATCGATGTGTTTTATGGGGACATGCAAGCGTTAAACGGTCTTGCCCTCGATGTGCGGGAAGGGGAAATCGTGGCGTTGGTGGGGGCGAACGGCGCCGGCAAATCCACCACCTTGCGAACGATCTCGGGGCTGTTGCATCCGCGCAACGGCCGGATCGTGTTCTGTGGAGGGGAGATTCATAAAAACGATCCGCATACAATC
Above is a window of Fodinisporobacter ferrooxydans DNA encoding:
- a CDS encoding ABC transporter ATP-binding protein — protein: MALLEFQGVSKRFGGLLATNDVTFSIEEGEVLSIIGPNGAGKTTIFNLITGFIKPDQGSIRFHGQSIVGKKPYQIARIGVGRTFQIVKPLVNMSVLENVMLGAFSRTSSTGEARNKALEILELTGLHNRKDMTAGSLTLAGRKRLEIARALAIRPKLILLDEVVAGLTPTEAVETIKLLKELKSHGISAVGGIEHVMRVVMEISDRVIVINHGTKIAEGTPQDVTSHPEVIKAYLGSSEEE
- a CDS encoding branched-chain amino acid ABC transporter permease; the protein is MKKWFVACLILILCVLLPFVTNLYYKQILFYIFIFGGVGLAWNLVGGYAGQISLGHAVFFGIGAYSFALLAPHTGVILGIVLAGLVSAISAVPIGWICFRLRGPYFSLATIAVAQLMNVLATNQLKHWTQGAAGLLVPNVVKNPDNYYWVALGFAALAFGIVTRMATSKTGYYLMAIREDEDTAQTITVNTPLYKLYALIVSAFLTGIGGVVFAANLGSIQPNDVFGGAISNQVVFLAILGGAGTIYGPLVGAFILEFASDYLKNSVGSLSFIGDPNAFAFFVYGLLIVLVVMFMPAGIVGTLENRWKRRVNYGIARVSRSQ